The following coding sequences are from one Salvia hispanica cultivar TCC Black 2014 chromosome 3, UniMelb_Shisp_WGS_1.0, whole genome shotgun sequence window:
- the LOC125212432 gene encoding histone H3.3 encodes MARTKQTARKSTGGKAPRKQLATKAARKSAPTTGGVKKPHRYRPGTVALREIRKYQKSTELLIRKLPFQRLVREIAQDFKTDLRFQSHAVLALQEAAEAYLVGLFEDTNLCAIHAKRVTIMPKDIQLARRIRGERA; translated from the exons ATGGCTCGTACCAAGCAGACCGCTCGTAAGTCAACTGGAGGAAAGGCTCCCAGGAAGCAGCTTGCTACTAAGGCTGCTCGTAAGTCTGCCCCAACCACTGGTGGAGTGAAGAAGCCTCACAGATACCGCCCTGGAACTGTTGCTCTTCG TGAAATTCGCAAGTACCAGAAGAGTACTGAGCTCTTGATTAGGAAGCTGCCATTCCAGAGGCTTGTCCGTGAAATTGCACAGGACTTCAAG ACTGATCTGCGTTTCCAGAGCCACGCTGTTTTGGCTCTCCAGGAGGCTGCTGAGGCCTACCTTGTTGGTCTGTTTGAGGACACCAACTTGTGTGCCATCCATGCCAAGCGTGTGACCATAATGCCGAAAGATATTCAACTTGCCCGTCGGATCAGAGGCGAGCGTGCTTGA
- the LOC125214800 gene encoding 14-3-3-like protein 16R, translating into MGSPREEHVYMAKLAEQAERYEEMVEFMEKVVGAVDGDELSVEERNLLSVAYKNVIGARRASWRIISSIEQKEESRGNDTHVSSIKTYRSKIESELSSICDGILNLLDTKLIGSAATGDSKVFYLKMKGDYHRYLAEFKTGSERKDAAENTLSAYKSAQEIANTELAPTHPIRLGLALNFSVFYYEILNSPDRACNLAKQAFDEAIAELDTLGEESYKDSTLIMQLLRDNLTLWTSDMHEDEDIKDAAPKPDNE; encoded by the exons ATGGGGTCCCCACGCGAGGAGCACGTGTACATGGCCAAACTGGCGGAGCAGGCCGAGCGCTACGAGGAGATGGTGGAGTTCATGGAGAAGGTCGTCGGCGCCGTTGACGGCGACGAGCTCTCCGTCGAGGAGCGCAACCTCCTCTCCGTCGCCTACAAAAACGTCATCGGCGCTCGGCGCGCCTCCTGGCGCATAATCTCCTCCATCGAGCAGAAGGAGGAGAGCCGCGGCAACGACACTCACGTCTCCTCCATCAAAACCTACAGATCTAAGATCGAGTCCGAGCTCTCCTCCATCTGCGACGGCATACTCAACCTCCTCGACACCAAACTCATCGGATCCGCCGCTACCGGCGACTCCAAGGTCTTTTACTTGAAGATGAAGGGCGATTACCATCGCTACTTGGCCGAATTTAAGACTGGATCCGAGCGCAAGGATGCCGCTGAGAACACTCTCTCCGCTTACAAGTCTGCTCAG GAGATTGCTAATACCGAGCTTGCCCCAACACATCCGATCCGGCTTGGGCTAGCACTTAACTTCTCAGTCTTCTACTACGAGATTCTCAATTCCCCTGACCGAGCTTGTAATCTCGCCAAACAG GCTTTTGATGAGGCCATTGCGGAGTTGGACACTCTAGGAGAAGAATCATACAAAGATAGCACCTTGATCATGCAGCTTCTCCGCGACAACCTTACTTTGTGGACCTCGGACATGCAT GAAGACGAAGATATCAAGGACGCAGCACCAAAGCCTGACAACGAATAG